The Mobula birostris isolate sMobBir1 chromosome 14, sMobBir1.hap1, whole genome shotgun sequence genome includes a region encoding these proteins:
- the LOC140209417 gene encoding uncharacterized protein — MQSNQRPCDRIQLEQRHRHRVQSDQRPCDRVQLEQRHCHQVQLDQRPCDQVRSEQRPRHQVQLEQRPRHRVQTDQRSRHRVQSERKPPSSVGSEKPITGCSRSRAPIIEYNRTRDPVIRCSQSRDPVTGCSLIRDPVTGCSRIRDPVTGYSWSRGTVTRCSRISDPVTGYSQIRDPVTGCNRTRDPITGCSRIRDPVTGCSRSRDPVTGYSWSRDTVTGCSRIRDPVTGYSWSRDTVTGCSQISDPVTGYSQIRDPVTRCNRTRDPITGCSRIRDPVTGCSRSRDPVTGYSWSRDTVTGCSRIRDPLTGYSWSRDTVTGCSQISDPVTGYSQIRDPVTGCNRTRDPITGCSRIRDPVTGYSQIRDPVTGCSQLRDPVTGCSRIREPITGCSLIRDPVTGCSRSRDPVTGYSWSRDTVTGCSRIRDPVTGYSWSRDPVTGCSRIRDPITGCSRIRDSVTGCSRIRDPVTGYSQSRDIFNGYSQIRDPVIGCSRIRDPVTRSSRVRDPVTGYSWSRDTVTGCSRIRDPITGCSRIRHPVTGYSQIRDPVTGCSRIRDPITGCSRIRDPVTGCSRIRDPVTGCSRIRDPVTGYSWSRDTVTGCSRIRDPVTGYSWSRDTVTECSRIRDPVTGYSWSRDTVTRCSWIRGPVTGYSWSRDTITRCSRIRDPVTGYSQIRDPVTMCSRISDPVTECSRIRDPVTGYSWSRDTVTRCSWIRGPVTGYSWSRDTITRCSRIRDPVTGYSQIRDPVTVCSRISDPVTGCSQIREPHHWVQSEQRPPSSGAIAPETLSPGTVGAESLSPGTIGSETPSPGAVGSETPSPGAVGAQTPSPGTIVSETPITGYGRSRDPVTGYSQIRDPVIRCSRSRDPVTAAI, encoded by the exons ATGCAGTCGAATCAGAGACCCTGTGACCGGATACAGTTGGAGCAGAGACACCGTCACCGGGTGCAGTCGGATCAGAGACCCTGTGACCGGGTACAGTTGGAGCAGAGACACTGTCACCAGGTGCAGTTGGATCAGAGACCCTGTGACCAG GTACGGTCGGAGCAGAGACCCCGTCACCAGGTGCAGTTGGAACAGAGACCCCGTCACCGGGTACAGACAGATCAGAGATCTCGTCACCGGGTGCAATCGGAGCGGAAACCCCCATCATCAG TCGGATCAGAGAAACCCATCACTGGGTGCAGTCGGAGCAGGGCCCCCATCATCGAGTACAATCGGACCAGAGACCCCGTCATCAGgtgcagtcagagcagagacccCGTCACCGGGTGCAGTCTAATCAGAGACCCCGTCACCGGATGCAGTCGGATCAGAGACCCTGTGACTGGGTACAGTTGGAGCAGAGGCACCGTCACCAGGTGCAGTCGAATCAGTGACCCTGTGACCGGGTACAGTCAGATCAGAGACCCCGTCACTGGGTGCAATCGGACCAGAGACCCCATCACCGGGTGCAGTCGAATCAGAGACCCCGTCACTGGGTGCAGTCGAAGCAGAGACCCTGTGACTGGGTACAGTTGGAGCAGAGACACCGTCACTGGGTGCAGTCGGATCAGAGACCCTGTGACCGGATACAGTTGGAGCAGAGACACCGTCACTGGGTGCAGTCAAATCAGTGACCCTGTGACCGGGTACAGTCAGATCAGAGACCCCGTCACTAGGTGCAATCGGACCAGAGACCCCATCACCGGGTGCAGTCGAATCAGAGACCCCGTCACCGGGTGCAGTCGAAGCAGAGACCCTGTGACCGGGTACAGTTGGAGCAGAGACACCGTCACTGGGTGCAGTCGGATCAGAGACCCTCTGACCGGATACAGTTGGAGCAGAGACACTGTCACCGGGTGCAGTCAAATCAGTGACCCTGTGACCGGGTACAGTCAGATCAGAGACCCCGTCACTGGGTGCAATCGGACCAGAGACCCCATCACCGGGTGCAGTCGAATCAGAGACCCTGTGACCGGGTACAGTCAGATCAGAGACCCCGTCACCGGGTGCAGTCAGCTCAGAGACCCCGTCACCGGGTGCAGTCGAATCAGAGAGCCCATCACCGGGTGCAGTCTAATTAGAGACCCCGTCACCGGATGCAGTCGAAGCAGAGACCCTGTGACTGGGTACAGTTGGAGCAGAGACACCGTCACTGGGTGCAGTCGGATCAGAGACCCTGTGACCGGATACAGTTGGAGCAGAGACCCTGTCACCGGGTGCAGTCGGATCAGAGACCCCATCACCGGGTGCAGTCGGATCAGAGACTCCGTCACCGGGTGCAGTCGAATCAGAGACCCTGTGACCGGATACAGTCAAAGCAGAGACATCTTCAATGGGTACAGTCAGATCAGAGACCCCGTCATTGGGTGCAGTCGAATCAGAGACCCTGTCACCAGAAGCAGTCGAGTCAGAGACCCTGTGACCGGATACAGTTGGAGCAGAGACACCGTCACCGGGTGCAGTCGGATCAGAGACCCCATCACCGGGTGCAGTCGGATCAGACACCCTGTGACTGGATACAGTCAGATCAGAGACCCTGTCACCGGGTGCAGTCGGATCAGAGACCCCATCACCGGGTGCAGTCGGATCAGAGACCCCGTCACCGGGTGCAGTCGAATCAGAGACCCTGTCACCGGATGCAGTCGAATCAGAGACCCTGTGACTGGGTACAGTTGGAGCAGAGACACTGTCACCGGGTGCAGTCGGATCAGAGACCCTGTGACCGGATACAGTTGGAGCAGAGACACCGTCACCGAGTGCAGTCGAATCAGAGACCCTGTGACCGGGTACAGTTGGAGCAGAGACACCGTCACCAGGTGCAGTTGGATCAGAGGCCCTGTGACCGGGTACAGTTGGAGTAGAGACACCATCACCAGGTGCAGTCGAATCAGAGACCCTGTGACCGGGTACAGTCAGATCAGAGACCCCGTCACCATGTGCAGTCGGATCAGTGACCCCGTCACCGAGTGCAGTCGAATCAGAGACCCTGTGACTGGGTACAGTTGGAGCAGAGACACCGTCACCAGGTGCAGTTGGATCAGAGGCCCTGTGACCGGGTACAGTTGGAGCAGAGACACCATCACCAGGTGCAGTCGAATCAGAGACCCTGTGACCGGGTACAGTCAGATCAGAGACCCCGTCACCGTGTGCAGTCGGATCAGTGACCCCGTCACCGGGTGCAGTCAGATCAGGGAACCCCATCACTGGGTGCAGTCGGAGCAGAGACCCCCATCATCGGGTGCAATCGCACCAGAGACCCTGTCACCGGGTACAGTTGGAGCAGAGTCACTCTCGCCAGGTACAATCGGATCAGAGACCCCATCACCAGGTGCAGTTGGATCAGAGACCCCGTCACCGGGTGCAGTCGGAGCACAGACCCCGTCACCGGGTACAATCGTATCAGAGACCCCCATCACCGGGTACGGTCGGAGCAGAGACCCTGTCACCGGGTATAGTCAGATCAGAGACCCCGTCATCAGGTGCAGTCGGAGCAGAGACCCCGTCACTGCTGCAATCTGA